ACAAACAGCATGTCTTCCCAGCCTATTTTTCGTTCCTCACCGTCTTTGGTCACGAAGGTTCTACCGAGCAGGGACTCCGCCAGTGATTTGATTTCGGTTACCTCTTCTTCTGAGGCTTGTGTATTGCCTTCATGAATGACAGGTACGAACACTATTCCTGCTTCTTGATCCAGAGGGCCGGTATATGTGTCTGGGACTTTTATTACTTGTCGATCATTATTGGAATCTGACCGCAGTTTTCCCTCGTAGATAAACTGACTGATAAACTCATTGACCTGAGAGTGCATTCGGAAGGTGGTTCCCAGAAACACGCCCATATCATCGGTAATTGTTGGGCTGTCATGCAGCAGATAATCCAAAATGGATAAGCCGCTTTCCTCCGGGTGCGTTCCTTGTGTGGGCTGCCCCAATTGCATCTGGTCACCCATCAGAACAAGGTTTTTGGCGGTTCGGCTCATGCCGATCAGGTTTGCTATGGATACCTGACCTGCTTCATCAATAAATAGGTAGTCCAGTTGATCAGCCATTTCATCCCTGGTAAAGCCCCACGCTGTGGTGCCAAGGATGCAAGGCGAATCCACATAATCAGCCAGTTCAGTATTTTTGGTAATAGTTATTCCCGCTGCTTCAAGCTCTGGATCTGTATCCTTTGTGCAGGCCACGGTGACTTCAATTCCCGCTTTCTTGCATTGCTTTGCGGCTTTTAAGAGCAAGTTATTAATGGCCTTGTGACTGTTGCTGGAAATACCGATTTTTGCCCCTGATTTCACCAGTTCGGCAATCACATGCTTGCCTGTGTGGGTTTTGCCGGAACCGGGAGGCCCCTGGATGGTCAGATAGCTATTATCCAGATTCTTTACGGCAGCAATGACTTCATTCAGTTTCTGCTCAGGGTCTTTGCTGGGAGCAATATCACCACCATTCACCCCTTTAATTCTTGGCTGTCGTCTTTGCAGAAAGTCGATGATGGCACATTTTGACAAGCCCCCCGCTTCAAAATCTGACACCACTTGATCAATTGCCCTTTCAATTACACTGGCATTCACATACTCATCGGGTATCAGGGAGATGGTATGAGGAGGTTCATATTTGGACTGAAGAACAATCAAACCCTGATCAAGATCGCTTGCCTCTTTTACGAAAGTAACCTTTGATCTTTTATCATCGCCTTCTTCAACGCCCAGCAAGTAGAAATTCTCAGCCGCCCCTTTGAACTCCTGAGCAGGATCAAACTGATATTCGTAGGCTAGATTTCGGGATTTTGGTTTTGGCTTGAACGCTTTCCTGTCCGTCCGATGGCAATTAGCCAAACAATCCAGATCATCCTGCAAATCAACAGGTTCAAGCCCAAGCCGGTCAAAGAGTTTCCAGAATACCGGTTTGGCTTCACGGCGATGAAATTCCAGAACCCAGGCAAGGTTTTTTATCAGTGTTGCCTGTTCCTGATTATCAGATTCCAGCGACTCGGCTTGTGACAGAAGTCGGTCCCGTAACTCTATTCTCTGGGTGATTTCCTCCTTAACTTCCGGCTCTTCTACCTCTTCTTTTCCTACGAAGGCAATCCCATGCTCTTGCTGCTTTTTCCGAAGCCAGTCGGTCAGTTCCTGAGTTGAGTCACAGTCGTCGATATTGTAATCCCGAATATCGCTCAGCGTGGTAGAAGTCTCCCAAGTATCTCCTTCTTCGCAACGCTGGTTTGCTAGTCGCCAGACATCATAAACCACTACCGAATCACCACCCGTCTCCACTTCTGTCTGCCGCTTACCCCGATATAAATGCTCGACATTTTTGATGGAGTATCGGGGTTCACCCAGCAATAACCCGCCTTTTACCACCTTATATAAATCCACAAAAACTTCATTTCGTAGCAGCTGATCCACTTCATTCTCGCAGGTGCCATAGCGCCCCATCAATTTCCGGCAAGCCGCTATTTCATAGTTGGCATAGTGATAGATATGCATACTGCGATTTTGTTGCCAGCGAGCATAGACCCATTGAATAAATGCTTCGAAGGCTGCTTTTTCTTGCTCCTGATTGTGCGCCCAAAAATCTTTAAATTGCCGCTGACCTGATTCATCAAAATAGGTATTGCCCCAAAGATACTCCAGACCACCGTCTTCCAGAGGAAAGCTTTCAATATCAAAGAATACATCCAGTGGGGATGCAGGAGGTAATAGAGCCAGACCTT
Above is a window of Endozoicomonas montiporae CL-33 DNA encoding:
- a CDS encoding TM0106 family RecB-like putative nuclease, encoding MYKRNNQTVFSPSDLTRFVESPFASWMDRLFLELPDKAPEKDPEDPLMQVLQRKGFEFEAEIEQQFRNEGYSLLRREAETRELGYALTQHALDSDVDIIAQAHLGCDLEGSRFAGVADFLIRTKDRKSFEIWDTKLSTKVKPSFLIQLCSYALMLQKSYGIKVATIGVLLGNGDKKSFRVADYSAYFMQQLNGFLKAQEQFDPTNYPDLANSKSWGNWSEYAESLLVQRDHLFQVATITKGQIKKLNQAGIHTMQALADFNPGGMKIKGIQPEVLQRLIAQASIQKRSVGRAIPEYEILPHGEGDKKGLALLPPASPLDVFFDIESFPLEDGGLEYLWGNTYFDESGQRQFKDFWAHNQEQEKAAFEAFIQWVYARWQQNRSMHIYHYANYEIAACRKLMGRYGTCENEVDQLLRNEVFVDLYKVVKGGLLLGEPRYSIKNVEHLYRGKRQTEVETGGDSVVVYDVWRLANQRCEEGDTWETSTTLSDIRDYNIDDCDSTQELTDWLRKKQQEHGIAFVGKEEVEEPEVKEEITQRIELRDRLLSQAESLESDNQEQATLIKNLAWVLEFHRREAKPVFWKLFDRLGLEPVDLQDDLDCLANCHRTDRKAFKPKPKSRNLAYEYQFDPAQEFKGAAENFYLLGVEEGDDKRSKVTFVKEASDLDQGLIVLQSKYEPPHTISLIPDEYVNASVIERAIDQVVSDFEAGGLSKCAIIDFLQRRQPRIKGVNGGDIAPSKDPEQKLNEVIAAVKNLDNSYLTIQGPPGSGKTHTGKHVIAELVKSGAKIGISSNSHKAINNLLLKAAKQCKKAGIEVTVACTKDTDPELEAAGITITKNTELADYVDSPCILGTTAWGFTRDEMADQLDYLFIDEAGQVSIANLIGMSRTAKNLVLMGDQMQLGQPTQGTHPEESGLSILDYLLHDSPTITDDMGVFLGTTFRMHSQVNEFISQFIYEGKLRSDSNNDRQVIKVPDTYTGPLDQEAGIVFVPVIHEGNTQASEEEVTEIKSLAESLLGRTFVTKDGEERKIGWEDMLFVAPYNHQVRKLSNALGEVAKVGSVDKFQGQEAPIEFLSMCGSDAAESPRGLNFLFDRNRINVAISRAQSLAIVVGNPDLGHLNVNSVEQMTLVNLYNALVDYGQATHDDNN